The following are encoded together in the Lathyrus oleraceus cultivar Zhongwan6 chromosome 3, CAAS_Psat_ZW6_1.0, whole genome shotgun sequence genome:
- the LOC127127431 gene encoding protein SLE1: protein MASEKQNREELEERARHGETVVPGGTGGKSLEAQEHLAEGRSRGGQTRKQQLGSEGYQEMGTKGGQTRKEQMGREGYQEMGRKGGLSTMEKSGEQRAAEEGIEIDESKFRND, encoded by the coding sequence ATGGCGTCTGAAAAACAGAACCGTGAAGAACTTGAGGAGAGGGCAAGGCATGGCGAAACTGTTGTTCCTGGTGGAACTGGTGGAAAGAGCCTTGAAGCTCAAGAACACCTTGCTGAAGGAAGGAGCCGTGGAGGGCAGACGAGGAAGCAGCAGTTAGGGTCAGAAGGGTATCAAGAGATGGGAACTAAAGGAGGGCAGACAAGGAAGGAGCAGATGGGGAGAGAAGGGTATCAAGAAATGGGACGTAAAGGAGGGCTTAGCACTATGGAGAAATCTGGTGAGCAACGTGCTGCGGAGGAAGGCATTGAGATTGATGAGTCTAAGTTTAGGAATGACTGA